Within the Debaryomyces hansenii CBS767 chromosome E complete sequence genome, the region TTCAAAAACTCGGCGGTCTTGGCCTTATCTTTGGAGGTACCTTGGTAGATTGGATTTTTGTTTAAGTGGATTTGGTTTTCAACGTCAGGAATCTTCTTTTCTAACTTCATGTTTTGGAAAATACATTTGTTTAAAACTGATTCGGAGTTTCTACAGTGGCCCAGTCTATGGTTTTCTTGTTCCAAACATTCGTAATGTAACTTGAACTCGTCAAAACagtatttatttatgtCGGATAACACTGAAATGGCACATCTGGTGActcttcttccttcttttaAACATTCTAAAGTACCTCCATTGTTTTCGTCTTTACACAACatgaaatcatcattataaGGTTTACATTTACTACCAATGAAATAAGAAGCTGATAATAATGGTGCAGAAGTGGCTCCAACTTCGTCAACCTCTGGGATATCGCTTGGTAAAGTGTTCTTATCAACGTTTTCCCAATTATGTCTTCCAATGAAGTAATCTCCCAATACCATTTTAAATTTAGATTGATAATCCTCTAATACTAAAGATAACTGAGctgaatatatattttcatattaCGTTATAGTCAACTTAATTCGTCGTCTCGTGGTTGGTGCTGGAATTTACGAAGTAAAATTTCGCATAGTGTGATGTTGCGCGTAAATTATGGTACATATATCTATAGATCTACAGCTATATACTAGACAGTTTTGCATTCATAATGGCTATGAAATCCCGTTCATGTCCCGTTatcttgtaaatattcaacaacTCAAGTATTACATTCTGGTTGGatattctttttgatttaaaGCTGGTTAGCATTTCATCTAAGTAGCCTTTAAATTCGAACTTTAATGACATGATCTTAACCTTTAAATTCTTATTGACGAAGGCAACTGAATTGTCACGCTCGTTTGACGTTATTAATGCAAAAAGTTTACTTAAAGATAAGTATAGGGCAGttaaagttttcaattttgttaCCAACTTGACATTTTCAGTATTTAAGTCATCAAgatttagtatattttcaaaattattcacaTGATCATTCAATAGAAGACAAAGCTTTATCTTCgttttcaattcaattaattcctGTTTCTTCTCTAGTGAGTTCACCACTAAATCGTTGGaagtttgaaaatgttttcTAACCAGCgataaattagaattgaaattctgTAAATCAATCTGGATATTGTGCATCAATTGTAACCCCCCATTAATAGACTTTCCTAGTTTTATGAAATCCGTGTAGTCGTTGTTAACtaaatccaataattcGTTGTTGAGGTTGTCTAGCAAATGGGTTAAATCCTTGATCAATGAATCTATGGAAGTAAACCTGTGATTTTGATACAAAAATTCATCtacttgaaaattatcacaattcaattcttgttgGAAGTCTTCCCTGTTTATGGTCACAGGATACGGGAATTCTTCGCCGTTGATATAGTTTAGCTGATAATCGGGTCCACTCATTCAATGCTTGCCAAGATGTATTAAAAATCTGAATGTTGGTATAATAGGAATGTTTGCTTTTGAGGTTATAAACCACCTGAGATTAATGATATCCTGTGTTTTATGAACTTGTACTTATTCTTAGGAATCAAGGTCTATCTGTTAGAGAGCTTTACAGGATCaatattgatcaatttgTGATATTTCGTGTACAGACCAATACATGGGTGGAATAAAGCTGGATCTACAATTTTGTATTGTTGTTGCATTGAATGTAAAGCATATTCAAGATCAGATTTATAAACTCATAAAATGGTCTAGATGGTCATAAACCTGTggtttgaataatttgaaatctattattaaaatttatcatttttgaataattcacagaaattctgaaaaattgtaGCAATCTAGCAGTAGATACAGTATGGCACACAAAAAAGACTAATTTTGTCCTCTAGACCCTTAACTCTAACtacaataatgattttaaattGTAATAATGCAGGTGAATTTCAGCACAAGACACATAAATGTTTGACTACAAAATGATAATTAGGGATTTCTTAGTACATTAGACAACACCATGTTCTCTTATGTGTAGCTATCATTCAAAACACGAAGAACGCAATCTATATCGTGCGggatttattttatttacttttCCAGCTACCAATTGCGATTGTTTTTAATCATGCTTGGGGAAGAAAAGCAGTTGTGATACTTCATGTTGCCGATATATGGTTGCAATACGAAAAATAATACTCACAATATTTCTACAAGCTAGCCTTTGAATGATACTGGTATAAGAAGTAGGTCATGCAATATTCTGAAAACCGTCCATTTTATTGATGTTTAGGATCTTCAATTGAGCAGCAGGTTTAGAACTATTTTGTAGTAGCCTAATCTAGTAATTACAAAATCTTGATTATGTAGAATTGcatgaatttattgaaacGTAAGATGTTATTAGAGCATGGCATATCCTTAATAAATAACAATAACTTATACAATAGAAACAAGAATCCAGAAAACTAACGAGAGCTACTATTACAAGAGCCATATAACATTTGATGAACACAGAAGCGCATAATGTTAGATGGGGTTATGAAGGCGTGCGATTTAAGGTTTTCTTGGAACTTAAGGAAGCTCAATAATTAATGTTTCGACCAGAGCAATAAACTGCAAACACAATAAAACCGATCGAACAGACATGGGGAACAAGGTTCGGCTTAAGCCCGCAAATGAGCACTCCATGCGTACTACCAGGGTATAATCAACCGTTTTGTAACCATCTGTCCGGCCTGACCGACTACCGGCCAATCTAATGTGTGTTTCCGTAATATGCGAAACTGACTTTAATGACATACTGATAGTGCAATTTTGGCTATCGCACAATCACTCCGGCTCATTGTCATGTGAAGAACAAAGCATACAGCAATAAATACATCACGAGCGTTGACTATCTTGTGTTTGAGATTTCACTAAGCGTAGGCAGTATAGAGTGGGGGATCTTGGTCTacataaaaataattctccTCCTAAGTGATCATCATGATCTATATgttagaaattgaatacgGTCTTCCTGACCATGctttttattataaatacGCTATACAACAACAAGGGGATTATGAtgtaattattttttggtGAGTGTTTCCAGAATTGGCCCACAGGCAGGCATACTAAAGCTAATTTTGGTGGAGTCACAAAATTTCCTAAAAAGAAATGTATATACCGGACACACGAAATTTCAGATGCATGAGTTCATGCAGAAAGAACTTACTCAAAATTAGTTAATCTACATATACTAATAGCCAAAAGAGTGCACTTTTAGCCATACCGCATGCTGCTTCAAACCTTTAACTAAGTCCTAATTTCACTGTATAAGTCAACATGGCCGGGCGAATATTTACGGTCAAGATTTGAATCTCGGCAGGGGATGAGAAACGTCAAACGCCCCGCAGTGCTTGTGCAGTTTGTAATATTTGTAATAGCACcataaatatcataaaATCAATGCATGGTAATTGATGGCATTGGCTTATTGATCGTAGGGTATGGAACAATCGTTATACCGCGAGCGAAGCGTTCTCTACCATGTTGCCGATTGTAAAGGCTTCCAAACACAATATcgaatataaaataatactCGTGACAGAATGTATTTTTTCCCGCATCTTGCATTACGGTGTATTTTTTGTTGTCCAATCGAACAAGCCTATTATAGTCGTTTTTGCGCTGGAGATATATGTATCTGCGAACTAGCTTAAGGCGTTTATGCAGTATACTTATTCCAGGACCAGCATAGTCGAACCCATTTATATCGAATTTCTGTACTGCAAACTCTTGTCCTCAAACAATCCCAGGTGTACACTACAATGCAGTCCGCTATTGCATGAATCGCTGGATTGACGATAGAGGCAGTGATGCCCACGCTTCCCAACTCGAGATGAAGCTTCTGATATGACGTATAGTATTTCGCTTAACCGTTCGACCACCAGAACCGATCCCAGATCCCTGCGACCCGCTTACGATATCTTTGACCATATTACAACAGGTATATAATATAAGCAACGTATGTAGGTTACATAATTATCTTGATCATCCATCACCAAACTATTCCGTTACAAAAGGCATTTCAATACCATAGCTATGGCCGTTGAAGCACAATTTTGGTTATGTTGGATATCTTTCTCTCCCTGGCTAGTGCACTTCACCTTCTATGCTTCTCATCGTGGATTTAGCCCACTTCGACGATCGTTTAGTCATACCAACATCCTCACTTTACTATGAATCACAGCTTAGACCCTCGGATGATTCTTGTGACGTCGTTTATAGTTGTAGGTTCTGTTTCGACCCAGGCACACAAACGTTTCCTGAGCAAATTTTTGCATACCGGCCTAACACATTGGGAGTTCTTATTGAAACCTTAAGCATGTTTGCTCCATCAGGACGAAATCCGTACCTTACTTTGGTGATGTATAGTGTCGTGCATTTACTTAAGTTCTCAGTTGACGCATACGTTGCTGAGTTTCAATAGGTGTCTCCGATTGATGCATTGtttctattgttattaCCGTCACCATATGCCTAAATTCCGATCCCTGGTGCTCATTCTGGGGGTAATACAGCCACATTGAAAAGGgcaaaaattttcatcaagCACGACCAGTTAATGAATTAGGTCCGATAGTATAGAGTTCTTAATTACTTCATTGGaatcaatatatatttaatcGAAGGAATATCGCtattattttatcatttcaaatttattattaagaaattgTTCTATACTTATtacattttttttaattaatttgttttaaCAGATAGAGTGAACTTGTTATAGCGTTCTTTGTCAATCATAATTTGAGCCATACAGAATAGATGTCTACCGCAGTTTATTATTCCAACCATAATATACCAGTTGAGGACGTGCACGCTAGCCATACGTTGCCTTCATTATCTCAGATTATGCCTATCAACCAACAGCAGAGCCAgcaaaatcaagaaaaccAACAGAGCCAACAGGCGATAGGAAGTAATGCCGAGCAAATTAGCCCTACCTTTGTGAATATTCCTATTAACCAGGGAAGCTACCTAGCTGGAAATGCAGATCAGAAGTTTGTATATCAGTCACAGCCATCTCCCGATGTCTTCTCGCAAAGTGGTAGCGTATCTCAGCCATCATCTGCTAATACCACGCCAGCATCGAGTCTAAGCGTGGGGAGTCAGTATGTGGCACCTGCGTCAGCACCTGTTGAAAAATGTACATGTAAAACCAACACCAATCGTATTCCCAGACCTAGAAATGCATTTATATTGTTCCGTCAAAAGAACCACCAGCTGGTATTGGAAGAAGGAAGCGTGATAAGAACCAACCCCGATGTGTCGAGAGAGTTAGGTAGAAGATGGAGATCACTTTCTGTGCCCGAAAAGAACCATTGGAACAAGTTGGCAGAGGAAGAAAAAGTGGCTCATGCTAAAAAGTACCCAGGCTACAAATACACCCCTAGAAGAAATGGTAAAAATAAGGGGTGTCCAGCTTGTAGACAGAAGTCATTGAAGCAACAGCAGGTACAATTGCACAACCAACAAATGTATCAGTTACAACAAGGCCAATATCAACAGTACATGCAAatgcaacaacagcaacaggCTGCAGCCAAT harbors:
- a CDS encoding DEHA2E09350p (similar to ca|CA0540|IPF10896 Candida albicans IPF10896 NADH dehydrogenase (ubiquinone) (EC 1.6.5.3) 22K chain precursor (by homology)) produces the protein MVLGDYFIGRHNWENVDKNTLPSDIPEVDEVGATSAPLLSASYFIGSKCKPYNDDFMLCKDENNGGTLECLKEGRRVTRCAISVLSDINKYCFDEFKLHYECLEQENHRSGHCRNSESVLNKCIFQNMKLEKKIPDVENQIHLNKNPIYQGTSKDKAKTAEFLKAKEANN
- a CDS encoding DEHA2E09372p (similar to ca|CA0970|IPF10894 Candida albicans IPF10894 unknown function) — translated: MSGPDYQLNYINGEEFPYPVTINREDFQQELNCDNFQVDEFLYQNHRFTSIDSLIKDLTHLLDNLNNELLDLVNNDYTDFIKLGKSINGGLQLMHNIQIDLQNFNSNLSSVRKHFQTSNDLVVNSLEKKQELIELKTKIKLCLLLNDHVNNFENILNLDDLNTENVKLVTKLKTLTALYLSLSKLFALITSNERDNSVAFVNKNLKVKIMSLKFEFKGYLDEMLTSFKSKRISNQNVILELLNIYKITGHERDFIAIMNAKSSSI
- a CDS encoding DEHA2E09394p (no similarity), which translates into the protein MQQQYKIVDPALFHPCIGSYTKYHKLINIDPVKLSNR
- a CDS encoding DEHA2E09416p (no similarity), which gives rise to MSLKSVSHITETHIRLAGSRSGRTDGYKTVDYTSVVRMECSFAGLSRTLFPMSVRSVLLCLQFIASVETLIIELP
- a CDS encoding DEHA2E09438p (no similarity); protein product: MQDAGKNTFCHEYYFIFDIVFGSLYNRQHGRERFARGITIVPYPTINKPMPSITMH
- a CDS encoding DEHA2E09460p (some similarities with uniprot|P25042 Saccharomyces cerevisiae YPR065W ROX1 Heme-dependent repressor of hypoxic genes) translates to MLLIVDLAHFDDRLVIPTSSLYYESQLRPSDDSCDVVYSSGNADQKFVYQSQPSPDVFSQSGSVSQPSSANTTPASSLSVGSQYVAPASAPVEKCTCKTNTNRIPRPRNAFILFRQKNHQSVLEEGSVIRTNPDVSRELGRRWRSLSVPEKNHWNKLAEEEKVAHAKKYPGYKYTPRRNGKNKGCPACRQKSLKQQQVQLHNQQMYQLQQGQYQQYMQMQQQQQAAANLQTPIPQNIASSNPNGQPLVNVPLTQFIVPPNPYPQQNFQFAFNNDMNVINQQQLQQQLQQDKASPLSVIPGQVPTINQANSDFLNPVNASQMQLNYDQNPQSARFNSLPTPMGSNYGFEFGNMHQQS